GCGAGCTCTTCATCCTTTGGATTTTAACCAAACAAGTGAGTTTGAGAATTtgtcaacattttttttaaaaaattttgaaatttctaaaACTTACGTTTGTATATTTTACATTTATGCATGAATAGGATTTAGTGTTCAATGGAGGACATACGCATCAATTATTTCAGATAGAATTAGCTTGCTACCCTGTACTGCCGTACATATTATGCTTTTTAGCTTTAAATCTTTCTTAATGTGTTATGAACCACTCAACCATACAAAATCTTGAACTGAAGCTTTTGTTCTTTTATAATTAAATTCGTGGAGTTGATTGGGGAGTTGAAGGAACTCATACTCCGTTTGGTTGTTCAGAATGTGTATGAAAAAATAGAGTAAAAATTTGAAACTTATAATAGCGACTTAAATTCAAACCGTATAAATTTCTGGCGGTTTTCTGCATTGTTTTTCAAAGCTTGTCTCCATTTTTGAAAGTTGAAAACACATAAAAATTACATAGAAAAGGATTGTTGAAAAGCGAAAAAATTACATTGAGGATTGTTCTTGGGAAATGCTGAAAAGTATTTTTTATACGTCGTTTGATAAGTTGACTCCAAAACTAATGAGTTCTGGAAAATTCTCGCTGCCACTATATTGAATCCTGAATTTTGTGATCCGGTTTTtatatattttcctttttttgtgACAAAGTGGAGTATTGGTTCCCCTGGATGGAACTGAGCTCAAATGAATGATGTTATAATCCATGACATTACGTAGGTTCATAGACCCATGCCATGACCTATTAGATTAGTCCTTATAACCATTATTTTTTGAGCGCCAATTCATAGGTTAAAAGCATGTACTTGCCcaatttgttttttgttttttgttctttACGCATTTGGATGGTCTATCGTACTGATGTTTTAAATGGAATAATTTAGTTTCTGTTGGAAACCCTTCAATTATAAGACTACTATTTTATGACATGGAACAAAATCCAAGTTTAAAAATTCAAGGTTGGGTCATGCATCTGTTTGTGCATTCTTCAGTACATCTCATGCATGCTAGTTTTAGTTTATTTCTCCTTTTTGCTGATCGAAAAGAATATTTAAGATTATATCACATATATAAATGCATATACGGCACCAAAATTTTTAACTAATTGTTTGGTTAATTTCATATGAACTatgatttctttttcattttcatgtGTTTTGAAGAGTATTTCACTATTTCTTCTTTGGTTATGGAAATGAATCTATAGTTTAATTGTTTTGTTAATTTTATGTAATGAGTATATACTAATACCTGTATGTAGAGAATATATTCATTATGAGTAATGATAACAGTATTAATAGTAGAAATTTAGCAATAATATTATATTTGAATGTATTTAATGAATAACAATGGAAACGATAATGTGGTGCATAACCCCTAATTTAGTAGTGACATGTACAATTCAAAATTGACTACACCCAAATGGAAGATAAATGTTTTACCCAAAATCTAACTAATCTATCTCTATACTAATACGTGTATGAAGAGAATATACTCATTATTTATATTCATTATGAGTAATGATAGAAGAAATTTAGCAAtaatattatatttgaatatattttatgaataacAATGGAAACAATAATGTGGTGCATAACCCCAAATTTAGTAGTGACATGTAAAATTCAACATTGACTACACccaaatggaagaaaaatgtTTTACCCAAAATCTAACTAGTCTATTTCTATACTAATACGTGTATGTAGAGAATATACTCATTATTTATATTCATTATAAGTAATAATAACAGTATTAATCAAAGACatttaacaataatattatatttgaatatattttatgaataacAATGAAAACAATAATGTGGCACATAACCCCTAATTTAGTAGTGACATGTACAATTTAAAATTAACTATACccaaatggaagaaaaatgtTTTACCCAAAATCTAACTAATCCGTCTCTTCAGTATTGAACGTCGAaagtgagatttttttttattttttattttactaagATCGATGCAGAAGCTTTAAGTTCATTCATGTGATTTAAACATTAACTAAAATGTTAACAATACTTAAGGTACTTATTGATAGAAAAATATTAAGGTATTGTATTAATACTGTTGATTATGTCTTGAATTCCTTTCCCTAGGCTCGCTAAGAGCTCCTTTGATATGGATTTGACGTGACTACTTGTTTAGTGTTtgtaggtctctctctctctctctctctctctctctcacacacacacacacacacacacacacacacacacacacacacattctctTCTACATGAAGTTGGGTGCATTTGGAGTTCTGATCTTCATAGATTTTGTTGCACGTCCTTCTGATACATAGTGAAAATCCTCTCCTCCTTGGACATAGGCTTAGAAACCTTAAAATCTTGGTTTATCCTTTTGTCTCTGTGTGTGCGCAtgctcttatttttttttttttgtgtgtgtgttttattgtTGTGTTGATTTGTAGTTTGGTGGTACAAATATGTTAGAGGATATGTAAACTAtacattaaattaataataataaaaattgtatatagTAGGAATAATGaaaagaacaatgagaagtatgcTTAAAAAATAACATCTACAGGCTCTATAATCAATTTTATCCTTACAAGTAGCATTACATGTTATGTGGTTGGAGTTATTGtttgttttagatttttttttttcaaaaaaaaaaaaaaaaaaaccactaaaAAACCATTGATTTTTTATTGAgcgtaaaaatcatttttaatgtaACTTCAAACTAGGAAATAAGAGTTGGCTTTAAATATCAAAATAGACGGTAGATTTTCTAACATGTGTTTAAACATTGATGATGATGACAACAATGACTAATTCAATGGTTTTTGTACATAAATCTTTAGGAGTAGCACTATAAGATGTGATTTAAAATgtagaagtgcttcaagtgtgctttgtgaatgcccttaaaattaaaagggaagttttataggacgactataagaccagctatgctatatatggatcagaatgttgagcgacgaagaaacataatatccaaaaagtaaaatttgtcgagatgagaatgcttagatgaataagtgacataacactgaaagataaattaaggaatgaacatattcacgatATGTTatgtgtagctcctatagaagataagataagggagggatgactcagatggtatggtctgtatggacacttgcaacataggctacatagtgcgccaatgaggaagagtgagttagttactatggagGGCAGTAGAAAAGGTAAGACTAGActcaaaataacttggaatgagatagtgagtaaggatttaatagccctaaatctatcaaaagaaatggtcaatGATCGCATatattggcggaaaaggattcatatagttgaccccacctagtgggacttaaaggCTTGGTGTGTTGTTGTATTCATGCTTATGATCTTAGCTCTCTTCAAAAGCTATTGTTGGATATGCACAACTAGTTGTATGGTAGGGATACCATTGTCGAAATATGATAGCATGAGTTCTTCAAGAAATCAATGTTAAAATGACCAAGTACTCACAGAAAATTTAAGATAGCAACAGAGAAAAATTGTAAGCCTCTTGCAGGCCTTTTGCGTTATGTATTTTGGAGCTACTGTGCTTATTGTCCTTTCAAATGTTATCTTTGGCAGAGAATATCTTTTAGTCATATTGGATCATCAAAGAATGTTTCAAGCTGATCCGACGAAAAAGTTATCTTTTAGGCGCTGCATTAGTGACGGAGATCTGGTTATTGTATATGAGAGGCATGACAACATGAAGGCTGTCAAAGTGTGTGAAGGTTCTGTGCTCCAGAACCGTTTTGGCTTATTTAAACATTCAGACTGGATTGGGAAGCCCTTTGGGTCCAAAGTGTTGAGCAATAAGGGTGGATTTGTTTACGTGCTAGCACCAACGCCTGAACTATGGACTTTGGTTCTAAGCCACAGGACTCAGATCCTCTATATTGCAGATATTAGCTTTGTGATATTGTACCTGGAAATAGTTCCCGGCTGTGTGGTTCTCGAGTCAGGCACTGGAAGCGGATCATTAACTACCTCACTTGCAAAGGCTGTAGCTCCCACTGGACATGTCTATACATTTGATTTTCATGAACAAAGGGCTATATCAGCAAGGTACAAAATTGAGATCTTCGTGATTAAAGTCTTTTTCTGACATTATCTGGtaattacaatgttatggttattctTGTTTTACTTATGGTTTAAGTTaagtcatttttccttttaattaaCCAGAAAAAATTAACCTTCAGTAAAAAGACCCCATGTGCAACTTGATGTATTTGAAAGCATCTGAAATCTGTAAAAAtgatattattaaattttacaATCATCTACACTGGTGGAGGAGATTACTAAAGAGGAGGTAGAAGCTCAAgatcttttggataaaatgaatttaaagttgACTGATTTTAGAGGAAATGAAGTGCGTTTGAAAGGTGGCAAAAGTCAAAAGAAAAGAGAATTAGAGAATTTGAAGAGCTTGGTAAATTATGATGGAAGGGGTTGGAATAGGGGTTTCCTTGGTTAATTTTGTCTAGTTTTATTTTGTGACCTCGAGGTGTTTTTTTTTGCCCTTTGTTGATCTTTTTTTGTTATTCGGTGGAGTCCTTGTCCCTGCATGTTGTACCTTCTCTCTTTCTAACTAATATAGCTTCTTTTATtatctaaaaatataaaatttactaTCATGATCTTAACAGTAAGCTCCATTGATCCAAAAGTGAAGACTTTGTTTTTCACCATCTCCAACAAAGCTTTCGTTCTCTGAAAAGCCTTGCATTCCTTTCTCTGTGAATAACCTGCAACAGGACCAACAGAATAACATCCTGTGCATCCTTCCCTGCTCTACTCTGGAAGCCCCTCCAAGCAGAAGGCTCCTTCTCTACCATACCCATCACAGCCCATTGAATTCCCATAGCAGCGTATGCAAAACCCAACAGAAACCTTGAATACAAGAGCAGGTGGTTTACCACTGTTTCTTGAATCCTGCAAAGATAGCCCTCTCCTTATTAGGTTAAAATTCCACGCCCCGTTCCTCTTCccaaaaaatgtggaaaaaagaGTTGCAGAAATCTAGGGAAACTGAAATGGCAACTCATTTTCTTGAAACCTCGAAAAATATGTTCacaaaatactgaaaattttgagaaTTGGCAAAATATCCACCCCCAAAGCACCCCCCCAAAAAAGGCATGAAGGACTGTTTTATTGCATAGAGTTTGGCTCATTTAATTGAGGCATTTAATAGCGACTTATTATTCTGATCTACCTGACTTGACCACTAAAAAGATATTTATTGACGAGAGAgttgcttttttgtttttttgaacgGCAAAAGAAAGAAGTGAATTAAAGGGTGCCATCCAAACACAAAAAGAAGGGACCAGAAATCACTTACTGTATGTTTGGCAGAGGCCACGGATTTGTATTTGTGGGGATTTGGATAAtctgtaatataaaattatatcaatttATCTAAGTCCACCCAAGTTCAAATTTGAGGCCTAAAATCCATGCTTCCAAACGCAACATTAATAAGCAAGAAATCCACAAAATCTATGACTATATGAGTATCTAAAATGTATAAGCCATCAAACCAACTAAGGGAACTAAGCCATCCATCTATCAAAAAAGAGGTGTATCTTTTTCTTCTGAaagcttttttatttttctccctCCAGACGTATAAAAATAAAGGGAGAGGGATCATGAACAAAAAATTTTTCTTGTCTGCACCTAAGCAGGTGCTACTCCAAGCCCAGATTTCCTTGTCAACAGTTTTGGCTGTAGCCCAACTTTGACCAACCAAGGGTAATAGCCAAATCATAGAGGTTTTTAGTCCAAAAGCAATGCAGCAGGATGCGATCCACTGATTTAGCAGTTTCTTTGTGCCCAAAAAGCATCTAGTTACCAAAACATTTCCCCCATTTTTGCAGATTGTCAATGGTAAGTTTCTGCCCAGAGTCACGTCCCAAGCAAAGGGGGGCTTCGCTGGTGCCCTTTTTTTGAATAGCCTTCCAAGGGAAGTTAAATCTGTCTGAAAAGTTATATCTGTTCAGTTCCTTGTAAAATGAATTAGTCTGAGTTTGGCCCCCCTTTTGGATGAACCTTACTTTTTAAACAGTAAAATTTGGGTATAACATGTCTGTAAATAGCTTTTTCAGATTTCAAAGAgctaaattttattttgtttttaaattttttaatatttttttttactattattatttggAGAACTTTGGAAAGTTACTGATTTAAAGCTTTCAACTTCTTTATGAAACACTCTGGATCAACTTTTTCCTTTTATCAACTCCTTTTCCAAAGCAGGGATAAACAACTCAaatctaaaaaaatttggaaaaagttTCTAATTTGCAGTAATGAGAATTCCTTTCCAAAAGTGATATTCCATTCCACACCATTTTCTGATGATTAAATATTCACTAAAGCATCTTAATTACAGGCGCCGCAAAGCTGTAGAGATCAGGAAATTGAGTGATTTAGTCTTAAGGGGGTATTCTTATACCAAATATCATGCCAAAAGAAGGTACTGTTGCCATTTCCTACTTTAAAATGGATGTAATGGGAAAAAACCTCCCACCACTTCCCAATCCAATTCTATTCTACCATATGGTTCTCTGGCCTCTATAGAGACCGACCCATTATGATTGGTTCCATATTTAGCTACAGTGATGGTCCTCCGAAGATATGAATCTCCAGTGCCATTTGCCAAGGAGCACTTTGTTGAATATGGTAAGCAATTAGTCTGAAACCATCTAATTGAATAGGTTGTTTGGCAATTCTCCATTTGATCAAATGGTATTCAAATTCCTCTCCCATGTtactccaaagcatttttttGAATGTGTTCGATACTTTTGGCCGTTGAGCAAGTATGGTAACAAGAGACTGCGATTAATAAGAATACTTTTCCACCCGTTGACCGATAATGATGCTTCTAGCCagcaaatcttttttttttccccaaaccCTTCAGCAACAGGTTTCCAAACAACTTTATCCTTGGCTTTGGCTCCAAGGGGAAGCCCTAGTAGTTCAATGGGAATGCCCTCCATTTACATCCTAAGATACCTTCCATAAGCCTCACCTCCACCCTGCCTCCTGTGGGGGATAGGCTCACTCTTCATCAAATTGAATTTGAACTCAAAAACAGCTTCAAAGCAGAGAAGAATGAAACTGAGGTTGAGGATTGGGCCCCAGAAAAGATGATAGTGTTATCTCTGAAAAGGAGGCCTGAGATTGCCATTTCCAAGAGAGAGTTGCCATCTTAAAATAGAATTGCTGCTCATGCAAAGTTAAAGTTGGGATTCTTATTACACTTCACTTTATGAGGTACACTTGTTTAACCAGGAAAATATGATCTAGCATAGTTCAGAATGGACACAATTTATTGTGCTAGAATTACATAAATGTACCAAAATGTTGATCTGATGTCTTTTTCCCTGGTACAGGGAAGATTTTGAGAAGACAGGTCTGAGTAGCTTAGTCACTGTGGGGGTTAGAGATATTCAAGGCCAGGGCTTTCCTGATGAACATTCGGGGTTGGCAGATTCTGTCTTTCTGGACCTACCCCAACCTTGGCTGGCCATTCCCTCCGCTAGTAAAATGCTGAAACAAGATGGAATTTTATGCTCATTTTCACCATGCATTGAGCAAGTACAACGTTCATCAGAAACTCTTAGGTCAGATTTTACTGGTAAGATCTTCTCCAATAGATTGTTCTGTTTTTAGATTAAGCAGTGTTCATGTTGTAtggaattttcttattttttaaagctttttttttttttttttcttccattgCTTTCTTTTATGAAATCTTTTTGCTTGTTAGCTGTTCCATGCTAAAAGTTTATCAATGTTGGATAGTTCATATATATGTGTCTTGTGCTTGTTTACAGATATAAGGACATATGAGGTGCTCCTCCGGCCATATGAAGTTCGAGAAGTGAAAACGAATTGTGGTCAGGACAATGTTAGTGGTTCCTTTGGGCTGCTTCCATGCAAGAGGCGGCAGCGTTCAATTGAAGAAAACAATGCAGATGAGATTCCTAGTTCTACAGTATGGGCGAGGCCATCAGCTGAGACCAGAGGCCACACTGGCTATTTGACATTTGCCAGACTTAAATGCTTCGGTTGAAGAACATAGCCATTTTTACATCCACATGTAGGGTCCGAGCTTGAAGTTCCTTTTAGTTCAGGTCATCGGGAATACCCTTGTCCTGCTTGTCTGAAATTTTGATGTCTTGACACAATTTTGACCAGTAATTTTTGGTGTCCATAATTTACCATCATGTTTTCAGCTTCAAATTAATGTATTTATCTGATTCTTGTATGATGGATGAGTTCTTATGGTCTgatttgtgcattatttttttttttcaaaagaccCACTTGGAATATTTTCCTAATCCTGGCCAAGAAACTCTTGTAGATGCCCAACATTtgtttaaaagaattaaaatattgACTTTGTCATTGGAGCAATCATCATCAGGTTACCAATCCTCGAGGGCGGTGACCTCATTATACGTTTGCAAGGACCAGCCCCCTCTTGTGGGTTTTTTGGGTTGATTGTTTTCTTTCTGAAAACAGGGAGGACAAAAACTGAAGGCATCAACGGAAGGGCCAAAATGAGGAGAGTGTGTGGCTTAAGATTGGGACTGCATGGAATGGCTCCAAAGAAGTCtcaatggaaatggaaatggaaatggaaatggtaTGGTGGGCGCCAAAATGAGGAGAATGTGTGGCTTAAGATTGGGACTGCATGGAATGGCTCCAAAGAAGTCtcaatggaaatggaaatggaaatggaaatggaaatggtaTGGTGGGCGCCTAGCTGGTCCATGTTTGGTTTGTCAAGTTGGGATTCTCTGCGCCACATCATCGTTGCTCTCTGTATGGTCACCATGTTTAACATTATTGTCTTCCCATCCTAACATTATTGTCTTCCCATCCATTCATTTCCTGCAATTGATGAGCACCACCCAACGCAAACTCACAAAACAAATGGGCTAAACCCCTAGCTTGACCCCCTCAACCTGTCCAagtgtatattttattttcagtCCGCTTCATTATCCAAACCCTACTGCAGATATCAGTCTCAGCTGGTGATTTTTATTTCTGAGTTATAAAAGAAGTTGGGACCGACCAAAGAGAACTAATCCGAAGACTCAAGACTTTTTGTGTTTATTATGAGTGATTGAATGACTATCATTACTACATTGatggaataaaaaataatatttttgtaaatgGCTCTAAGTATATGAGATAAAGGATCGGAAGGCTAAAAGCAAGAGTGGTTTTATGTATCTGAGTTATTAGGAGTGATTGAAATGATTAGTGATAAACTATATTACTATATTGCATCGTTGATGTTTTGATTGTTCATGATAGATGTATAGATATGAATATATAGTACCATCCTTTGCACATCCAATTGTGGGGAGAACATCATAAtaccaagaaaagaaaagaaaagaaaaaatatggaGTATTATAGACTCGAAATGCTCTAAATGCTTTTAAGGTGACATGATATAATATAATCTTGTAAGTACTACCTTGGAGCAAAATAATGATTGgaattttttctttcaaaatttcaatcaTTTCTGGCAACTTTCTTAGGGCATTACCATAGATAGGGTTAGGATCTTAAAATTACCTAATTAAATTGTCTAATTATGATAAATTTTATACAACAatgttatttttaatttcaaaggaGACATGAATCCAACCTAATAATTTTTTCATAACCTTGGTGTCAGCAATCATAAATGAATAAGCATCTCAAGGCTTGTCCGGTTGATGCGATTAGTGATTAAATTTATTCAATCCTGACACGTGTCTCGGGGGTCGGATTTTATGAATGCCTAACCGGTGTGTGGAAGCAACAACCGCCTCCGATTAACTCGGCCGGCGAACCAGGAGGGAAGGCCGCTGACACGTGAGTTTGGTGCCGCATCGGGAGGTCCGAAGAGTGACTCGTTGATGGTTGGAGTTCTCACGATATCCAAAAAAGAAAATGAGGCAAGGATCCAAAAATTTTGTTGACAAAATGGGGTTCTaatcattaaaaaataataaattaatattattatgaaaatacTATTCACACGCTACGTGTACGTGCAATCAGTGACCAGTAGCGTTGCTGCACAGTGCACACGAAGGAAACTTTGTCCAAGATTTCCCCTCTAAAACGTCGTCGTTTCCACAGACAACCAACCGCCAATCCCACCTTGTAAGTTGTCACGACGAGCTAGAACGTTGGGAAACGCCTCGTTCACTCTCGCGCGCGCGGAAAATGCAGAGCACTGCATTGTCCCTGTCTCCGTCATCTCCATTTCCCCGTACGCGAAAGCTTCCGaatcaaaaccctaaccctagtcTCGCTCCATTTTCCCTCTCTTCTATAACATCGCTCGACTTTACCACCTCCCATGGCGTCTCACTCTACGCTAGAGCTTCTTCTCTGTTCTCTTCGTCAAGCTTCAATACTCGAAGCGCTGCTTCTTTCCTTCTTTCGTATCGGAAACCTGATGGTTTCAAGGTCAGAGCTTCTTCGGTCCCTGAGAGTTCAGGTGAGGCCGCGAGATCGAACGGCCTGACCCGGACGCTTCAGCTTGGCTCTATGTTCGCAGTATGGTATCTTTTGAACATATACTTCAACATCTTCAATAAGCAGGTTCGTTATATGTGttcaaatctattttttttttctcgaaTTTGTGTAAAATTGAACCTGAGTACTTGACCTCTGTTTGGTTCGTGAGAAAGCTaagaaaagagggagaaaaattaGAGTCATCAGACTATGAAGAAATGTATTGTGAAGTTTTATTTTAGTTTCCCAGAGTGAGGAGCTCACCTCATCTAATTCAAAAGGTTGTATTGGATTCGGCAGAATAGAGTTTTGAGTTTTCTACAGACTCAATGATTCAAATTTCagatttcttttctttgtttataTGTTTTTGTAACAGAGCATATGCGTCTTTAACATTATTAATTAGGAA
This Malania oleifera isolate guangnan ecotype guangnan chromosome 11, ASM2987363v1, whole genome shotgun sequence DNA region includes the following protein-coding sequences:
- the LOC131168466 gene encoding uncharacterized protein LOC131168466, with product MFQADPTKKLSFRRCISDGDLVIVYERHDNMKAVKVCEGSVLQNRFGLFKHSDWIGKPFGSKVLSNKGGFVYVLAPTPELWTLVLSHRTQILYIADISFVILYLEIVPGCVVLESGTGSGSLTTSLAKAVAPTGHVYTFDFHEQRAISAREDFEKTGLSSLVTVGVRDIQGQGFPDEHSGLADSVFLDLPQPWLAIPSASKMLKQDGILCSFSPCIEQVQRSSETLRSDFTDIRTYEVLLRPYEVREVKTNCGQDNVSGSFGLLPCKRRQRSIEENNADEIPSSTVWARPSAETRGHTGYLTFARLKCFG